ATTCCGTTAATATAACTTGCTTGTTTACTTGCTAAAAACGTTACTGCGGCGGCTGTTTCTTCTGGTTTAGCAAAACGACCTGCAGGAACATAACTTTTTAAAATTTGTTCCATTTCTGCTTCACTTGTGTTTGCTTTTTGTGCTTTTATCTTAATTATCTGATCTAAACGTGCTGTATCTGTAAAACCTGGTAACACATTATTTACCGTAATTTGGAATTGCCCCAATTCTGACGCCAGAGTTTTTGACCAATTTCCAACGGCATTTCTGATCGTATTAGAAACTCCTAAACCTGGAATTGGTTCTTTTACAGAAGTAGAAATTACATTAATAATTCTACCATATTTTTCTAATTTCATAAAAGGAACAACTGCTTGCACTAAGATTTGATTACAAATAATATGCATTTGAAATGCATTTAATAATTCTGATGTTGTTGCAATTAAAAGCTCTCCTCCTTTTGGTCCACCAGTATTATTTACCAAAATATGAAAATTAGCATCCGTATTTTTTAAAATACCTTCTAACTCTTCTGGTTTAGAAAAATCTGCCACCAAATAACTATGACATTGATTCTTATTTGGTAATTCTGCCAAAACTGCTTTTAGTTTTTCTTCATTTCTAGCAATTAAAGTAATATTTACTCCTTCTTCTGCTAATGCTAATGCTGTTGCTTTTCCTATTCCTTGTGTGCTACCACAAACTAAAGCATTTTTGTTTTTTAATTGTAAATCCATAAGTCCATCCCTAACCCTTCCCAAAGGGAAGGAGATTTAATACGTGTTAGTAATTTAATTTTAATATAAAACATTTTTTTTACTTTTTACCCACAACAGTTTCTTCCCTTTGGGAAGATTAAGATGGGCTTTTATTTTCTATAATCATATGTTTAATCTTCACGGCTTTTTCAAAATGATCTAACTTGTTCGTTTCAATCCACCAAGTTGCAACTTCCATTAATAAAATTGGGGTGTCATTTTTATTTTTAAAAAACGCATAAAAAGACAAACCAACATTCTTTCCTTTTTTCTCAATTTTCTCATTACAAACTTGTATAATTTTTTCTCTTAACTCCTTGTTCATAAGCCCATCCCTAACCCTTCCCAAAGGGAAGGAAACCAACACGTGTTAGTCTTTCTTTTTTTATTATCTTATTATTAACATTTTTTAAAACACAACAGTGTTTCTTCCCTTTGGGAAGATTAAGATGGGCTATATTGAATACATATATTCTTTGCCTCTGTAAAGAAACGTAACGCTTCAAAACCACCTTCTCTTCCTATTCCACTTGCTTTTTGGCCACCAAAAGGTGTTCTTAAATCTCGCAACATCCACGTATTTACCCAAACAATTCCTGTATGTAATTGTTTAGAGAACTGCATGGTTCTGTTTAAATTATTGGTCCACAACGTTGATGATAATCCGTATTTTGTGTCGTTTGCCAATTGCAACGCTTCTTCATCAGTTCTAAAGGACATAATAGTTACTATTGGTCCAAATATTTCTTCTTGATTTACGCGACAAGAATTATCTGTTACTTCAATTACTGTAGGCTGAAAATAATAGCCATTTTCATATCCAGGAATTGTAACTTCTAAACCTCCACATAAAATTTTTCCACCTTCATTTTCTGCAATTTCAACATACGATTCTATCTTCTCTAAATGTTCTTTAGAAACTAATGCGCCAACATCTATATTCCTTTTTGATGGATGCCCAACTTTTAATTGTTTAACATTTTTAATAAAATCTTTCTTAAATTTCTCATAGATTTTTTCTTCCACAAAAATTCTACTTCCGCATAAACAAATCTGACCTTGATTTGAAAAAGAAGATTGAACTGTCGTTTCTAACATCTTCTCATAATCGCAATCTGCAAAAATGATATTTGGGTTCTTTCCTCCCAATTCTAAAGATAATTTCTTAAACATTGGCGCTGCAATTCTGGCAATATGTGCTCCTGTTTTTGTTCCTCCAGTAAATGAAATTGCTTTAATATTTGGATGCTCAACAATTGCTTGACCTGTTATAGTTCCTAAACCGTGAACAATATTTAAAACTCCTTGTGGAAGGCCAGCTTCTGTACAAATTTCTCCTAATAAATAAGCTGTCATTGGTGTAATTTCACTCGGTTTTGCAACCACACAGTTACCTGCTGCAATTGCTGGTGCAATTTTCCACGAAAATAAATACAAAGGTAAATTCCAAGGAGAAATACAACCTACAACACCTATTGGTTGACGTAATGTAAAATTCATTGCATTTAATCCAACACTTTCATGAGCTTCTGATGAAAACTGTGTAATTGCATTTGCATAGAACTGAAAATTTGCTGCTGCTCTTGGAATATCTATTGCTTTTGCTAAACTAATTGGTTTTCCATTATCTATAGATTCTGCTTCGCCTAAAAAGTGTAATTTTCCTTTTATCAATTCAGCTATTTTAGACAAGATTTTACTTCTCGTTGCTAATGTTGTGTTAGACCAACTCGGAAATGCTTTTTCTGCAGCTTCATAAGCTTTTTCTACATCTTCTTTTGTTGAATTAGGAATATGACCATACACTTCTCCATTTGATGGATTGTAATTATCTATATAATTCCCTAAAGTAGGATTTACAAATTGTCCGTTTATGTAGTTTTGGATTTTCATTTCATTCACCGATTAAAGAAAAAAGAAGAGAGAAAAAAGACCACTCCTATCTTTATTCTTGACTCTCTATTCTTGATTCTTAATATTTATTTCTTTTTATAAGCAGTAACTTTAATCTCCACCACCAAATCCGGATGTGGTAATTGATGCACTGCAACTGTTGTTCTTGTTGGTCCTGTTTCTTTATCAAAAAACTCTGCATAGGTTTTATTATAACCTGCAAAATCATTCATATTTACTAGAAAGGTAGAAACATCTACTACATCTTTTATACTTGCTCCAACTGCCTGTAAATTAGTGTCTATATTTTTTAAAACTTCTCTAGTTTGCGTTTCTATATTTAGATGTTTCGTTCCCATTTCATCAATAATATCAACTCCTGCAATTGAATTATCTGCTCTTCTTGAACTTGTTCCTGAAACAAAAATAAAATCACCCACAACTTTTACATGTGGATATGCGCCTCTTGGTGTTATCATATTAATTCCCTCTTAATCTCCCATAAAGGGAGAAACTCTAAACGGGTATTTGAGTTTTCTTGTTATTCTTTTTTATTTATTAATGAATAAAATATCTTTTTCTTCGCTCACAAACTCATTCCTTCCCTTTGGGAAGGTTAGGATGGGCTTTCTGCCAACTCTAATAATTTTAATGTTGTATTATAATTTCTACTTGTTGCTGTCACATTCAATTTTCTTTCAAATAAATTATTAGAAAGTTTGGTCTTCCCAAAACCTGTTTCACAATAAATGTAAACCATATCGTTATCGATTAAATATTGATCGTTATTGATACCTTTTACTTCTATTTTTGTTTCATATACTTTTTTGTTTAAGAAAACAAATGCAACTATTTTTTCATTTTCTGTTGAAAAAGGATACTTAACTATTGCTTTTTTCCATTCGGGAATTGTTCTTGCAATGACAGGAACATCATAACCGAATTTGGTTTGAATTCCTTCTTTAATTTTATTACAAATTACCGATTTACCCTCACCTGCTTCTAAAATAATATTTCCACTTTGAATATATGTTTGCACATTTTTAAAACCTAAATCGTTTAATAAATCACGTAAATCTGCCATTGGAAGTTTATTTCTTCCTGACACATTAATTCCTCTTAATAAAACAATATATTTTTTCATTTGGTGTTTAAAGTTTCTTTTACTTAAAATTAATCAATAACTTTTATAAAAATGCTTAGCCCTGATTGAACGGTCTGTTTGAGCTCTTTTTTGTTTTTCTCAAAAAAAGCGAGTAGTGAAAGCAGGAAATAGCTTCAAAAAAGATTACAATCCTGCAATTTTATCTTTCTCTAAAATAGTATTTGTTTCAATTTTCACCTTCTCTAAAATGACTTTTAATTCGGCTTTTGTCATATTTAAATGTGTATCAACTTTATCATCAGCAATTAAATTCAGTAAGGCTTTGTCTTGTGCACGACCTTTTTTCATTGCTTCGTTATAACTGATGTTTTCATTAAAAGTAACCAATGAATATTTAGAGAAATACTGTTTTGGAAATGTCTTTTCTAAATCCATTTCTATCTTTCTCTTCTTTTTGAATAATGGATTCGCGACATGATCTCTCATCTCATGAAAATTATCAATCGCTAAATCTGCAATAGCATCTGTGTCTTTTTTTCGTGTCTTTTCATAAGTTTTGAAAACAGATTTCCAATCGCCTAAATCTTGATCTAGAATTTCATCAAAAACGACAACATCTTCAAAAGAAGCATTCATTCCTTGTCCGTAAAAAGGGACAATTGCGTGTGCAGAATCTCCCATTAAAATGGTTTTATTTTGATACGACCAAGGTGAACATTTTACGGTTCCTAAAGCGCCAGTTGGATTGTTTAGAAACTCGTCTTTTATATTCGGAATTAGCGCCAAAGCATCTGGAAATTCTTTCTCGAAAAATTCAGTTATTTTTTCTTCGGATGTTAAGTTTTCGAAATTAAATTCGCCTTCATCGTAACTTAAAAATAAAGTTACTGTAAAACTTCCGTCTAAGTTTGGAAGTGCAATTAACATAAAATCGCCACGAGGCCAAATATGTAAATGTCCCTTACTTATTTGATGATTTCCTGATTTATCTGCAGGAATCTCCAGCTCTTTATATCCGTGATTTAAATAATTTTGAGAATAGCTAAACAAGAATTTACGTTCTAAATAATAGCTTTTCCTTAGTGAAGAACCAGCTCCATCCGTTCCAAAAATAACATCAGCTTTTAAAGAAAATTCCTCTTTGGTTTTATAATCTTTAAAATGTGCAATTGAGTTTTCAATATCAACATTTTTACACTTTTTATTAAAATGAATATTTACATTTTCGTGCTTTTCTGCTTCTGTTAAAAGAATTCCGTTTAAATCTCCTCTAGAAATTGAGTTGATATATTCGTTTTCTCTTCCTGAATAATTAGAAGCAAAAAGGTTTCCTTTTGTATCGTGAATTAATCGTCCATACATCGGAATACAAATTTCTCTTGCCTTCTCTTCTACTCCACACAAACGAAGTGCTTTAAATCCTCTGTCTGACAAAGCTAAATTGATAGATCTTCCTGCAGAAATATCTACAGTTCTTAAATCTGGCCTGCTTTCATATACCTCAACTTTAAAACCTCTTTGTGCGAGTCTTAATGCGAGTAAAGAACCACATAAACCTGCTCCGACTATTAATATTTTGTCTTGTTTTTTCATATAAAATCTAATTAAACATTAAAAACGAACCATAATACAAATCAAAAAATATTGATAATTTTAAGCTATTAATATCTTCTCCTAAATCATCAATCATTAAAAGCATTGCACTTGATTTTAACATCGGAGAAATATCATCTGTTAACTTTGTCATTGCATAATAATCTTTCAAATCATTATTTTTAATCGCCATTCTTAAACAAGAACAAAATTTTTCGTTTTCGTTTAAAACATAAAAAACTGGAACCTCTTTTTTTATATTTTCTGCACCTTTTCTTTCTGTTATAACGATATCAAAATCATCTTCATACTTAGGCTCTTCATATAACTTATATAATACTTTAAATGATTCTGATTTTTTAAAATCAACTAAAAACTTTTTTGCTTTTTTAGTTTGAAAAAAATCTCTTCTTAATGACATTTTTGAAAAATCATTTAAGAAAAGTTTATATAATTCTAAATTAGTTTTAGCTCTACTTCCATAAACTTCTTTTAAATGATTCTCGAAAACCAATACTCCATCATCTAGGTTATTAATAGTTTCTTCAGATAAACATTCTGAAAAAACAATAGAAGATTTTGATGCTTTCTTTTCTACTTTATTAGAACACATAAAAAGTGTTAAACATATTATTAAGTAAAATATTTTTTTCATATTTAATTTCTATAGCAATTCTTTTAAAATAGTCACCATCCTATATACATCTTCAAATGAATTATACATTGGTGTTGGTGCGCAACGAATTACATCTGGTTCTCGCCAATCTGTAATAATATGATTTTCTGTTAGTTTTTTATGTAAACTTTGATCCGCATTTATTACTTGAATGGATAATTGACAACCTCTTTCTTTTGGATTACTTGGCGTGATAATTTTAATATCATCCGAACCAATTTCATTGATTAGAAACTCAAAATAACCTGTTAATTTTTCTGATTTCTCTCTTAATGCTTCCATTCCAACCTCATCAAATAAATCTAAAGAAGCTTTTATTGCTGCCATAGATAATATTGGCGGATTACTTAATTGCCAACCTTCTGCTCCTTCCATAACATCGAATGGCTGTCGCATGTTAAAACGGGTTTCTTTGTTATGATTCCACCAACCTGCAAAACGTGGTAACTCTTTATTTTTTGAATGTTTTTCGTGGACGAATAATCCTGCCAAACTTCCTGGTCCAGAATTTAAATATTTATAAGTACACCAAGCTGCAAAATCGACTCCTGAATCGTGTAAATTAGGTTGAATATTTCCTGCTCCATGCGCTAAATCAATTCCTACAACACAATCTTTTGAATGTCCTATTTCTGCGATTCTTTTTAAATCTAAAAACTGGCCTGTGTAATAATTTACGCCTCCAATTAGTAGTAAGGCAATTTCATCTCCTTCAAACTTTAAAATCGCTTCTAAATCTTCAATATTTAGTAACGTTTCTCCTTCTCTGGGTTTCCATTCTATTAAATCTGTTTCTTCATCAAAACCATGAAATTTCAATTGAGATTGCACTGCATATCTATCGGATGGAAAAGCATCCGATTCTATTACAATTTTATATTTGGTTTTTGTCGGTCTATAAAAAGACACCATTAACAAATGTAGGTTTGTTGTTAATGTATTCATGACAACAACTTCAATTGGTTTTGCGCCAACTACTTTTGCCATTTTCTCCGTTAACAATTCATGGTAATTCAACCACGGATTTTTCGCTTCAAAATGACCTTCTACTCCTAAATTTGCCCAATCTTCTAATTCTTGATTGATATATTCTTTAGTCGATTTTGGTTGTAAACCCAATGAATTCCCTGTAAAGTACAACCAATCTTTTCCGTTTTTGTCTTTTGGAATATGAAATCGATCTCGTAAAGATGAAAGTTTATCTTCTTTATCTTGCTGTTGCGCGTATTCTAATGTGTTTTGGTATTTCATCAATTAAAAAAATGATTGTCTCCAAATATAAAACAATCCTATTGAGAATTCAATTTTTTGAGTTTTGATTTTTTGTACTTTAGCTAAAAATATTTTATTAATGAGAATTGTAAAACCTTTTACGCTACTAATTTTGATTCTTTTGATGTCTTGTAAAAATGACTCAAAAACAATTAGCGAACTTCAAAATATTCATTCTAATTTAAAAACAACTTTTGCTCCGGATAAAAGAGTTGAGCTGTTTGATGTTAATTTTGAATTCGTAGATAATCAACTTGTTTTAGAAGGAGAAACAACTAGTAAAAAAGCTTTTTCTATACTTTTAGATAGTTTAAAAAACAGAAAATTAGCATTTACAAACAGCGTTCGTATTTTACCTGATTCAGCTGTAGGGGACCAACAATTTGCAGTCGCAAGAAACTCGGTAATAAACATTCGTTCTCAACCAAAACATTCTGCTGAATTAGGCACTCAAGGTTTGTTAGGAATGTCTTTAAAAGTGCTGGATAAAAAAGGTGATTTCTATAGAATTCAAACTCCTGATAATTATATTTCTTGGGTTGATAAAGGAGGAATTACAAGAGTGACTAAAAATGAATTTGATGCTTGGAATCAAGCTAGTAAAATAATTTACACTAAAGTTTTTGGTTATGTATATGCTGATAAAAGCATCAATTCTGAAATAGTTTCTGATATTACTTTAGGTGGAATCTTACAATATATATCTGAAGACAATCTATTTTACGAAGTAAAATATCCTGATAATAGAATTGGTTTTATCAAAAAAGAGGAAGCAGTAATTTATAATTCTTGGTTACAGAACTTAGACTCACCAAAAGAGAATATTGAAAGTATTGCTAAGAAAATGAATGGTTTTCCTTATTTATGGGGTGGAACTTCTTCTAAAGGAATTGATTGTAGTGGTTTTACAAAAATGGTGTATTTAATGAATGGTTTTATCATTCCTAGAGATGCTTCTCAGCAAATAAATGCTGGTAAAACTGTTGATTCAAATTTAACTTTTGAAAGTTTAGAAAAAGGTGATTTAATTTTCTTCGGAAGAAAAGCCACAACAGATAAAAAACAACGTGTTACTCATGTTGGTATTTGGTTAGGAAATAACAAAATGGAATTTATTCACGCTTCTGGAAACGTTCATTTAAGTTCAATGGATTCAAAGCAACCTAACTATGATGAATTTAATAAAAACAGGTATTTGGGAAGTAAACGTTATTTAGGTGTTGAAGACAAAATGATTATTGACTTGAAAGAGGAGATAAAATTATAGTTGTTTTTTGGATTCCTGTCTGCACAGGAATGACAGCGCGTAAAATAGATATGCAAAAACACTATAACAGGCTCAGCTAAGAAAAAAGCAGCTGAAAAAACTGAGGATATAGTTGTAGGAACAGTACTTACAGCAACTAAATAAACCGCAACAAAGTTAACGGAGTTAAAGAATAAAATGGTAGATATTAAAATAAATAAAAATAATTTAACTTGGTATTTTATATTATTGATATGTGTTTTAGGTTTATTTTTTTTATATAAAAATCAACTAAAAATAGATGATGATTTAAAAAAAAATGGAATTAAAACAACAGGTTATAGTATAGTAAAAGATTCTAGCCCCCTAGCTTATAAACAACGGCAATTGGTTCGTTGGGTTTATTCTATTGATGGAAAAAACTATCGAAGAAAGAAAACTAAAAGCTCATCTATTAAGTTAGAAAATTATGAGTATTACACAATTTACTATAACACTAAAGACAAAGAAGAAATTTTTGTAGATTACACAGAGTTTATTTTAAAAGGAGTATATTCTAATACTGAAAGTATTCTTGTTGAAAAAATTGCATTAAATAAAAAAGACATCTATTTCAAATATATTGTAGATAATATAGAATATGAAAGATATCAAAAAGTAAAACTTGGATTAACAGATGATTTGACTAAGAAATATTTAGTTAAATACAATGTGACTAACCCTAAAATAGGGTACATATATTTAGATAGTATTCGCTAAAAATAATCTAATCTGTTAAGAATAATCACAGGAATTGTACTTTTAGAAACAGATTACTTCGTTTCTCGCAATGATAAAATGTAAGCAAACAAGTCTAGCCCTGATTGAACGGTTTGTTTGAGCTCTTTTTTGTTTTTCTCAAAAAAAGCGAGTAGTGAAAGCAGGAAATAGCTTCAAAAAAAAATAGATTCCTGTTTACTCAGGAATTACAAAGTGTAAAAAAACAAAAAAGCCTTTCAACGAAACATTGAAAGGCTTAAATTATATTAGTTAAATGAAGAGATTACTTCGGAAAAATTCCTCGTAACGACATAGCTGAAATTAATAAAGAACTCTAAACTTAATTGTTCCTTCTACGTTTCTTAATTCTTCAATTACTTCTGTATTATATTTTTTATCTAAATCGGTAATTACATAACCAACTTTTGGATCGGTAGATAAATACTGACCTGTAATGTTTAAATCGTACTTAGCTAAAATCTTATTGATTTCTGCCATTACACCTGAAACATTCTTGTGAATATGTAAAAATCTGTGTGCGTTTGTTTGTCTTGGTAAACGAATATTTGGGAAGTTTACAGCATCTACTGTATTTCCTGAATTCATATATGCCATAATTTTACTTGGTACAAAGTCTGCAATATCTCTCTGTGCTTCTTCTGTACTACCACCAACGTGTGGTGTTAAAATTACGTTTGACAATCCTTTTAATTCTGTATAGAACTCACCGTTTTTTCTAGGTTCTGAAGGATAAACATCTACCGCAGCTCCTGCTAACTTTCCACTTTTTAAAGCATCTGCTAAGGCTACAACATCAACAACAAACCCACGAGAAAGGTTCACTAAATGTGCGCCATCTTTCATTTGAGCAATCTCTTCTTTACCAAAGAAGTTTTTATTAGCAGCATTATCATCAACATGTAAAGTTACTACGTCAGAAATAGCTAATAAGTCTTTTAAAGTACTCATTTTAGTTGCATTTCCTAATGACAACTTATCTTCAACATCATAATAATAAACATCCATTCCTAAAGCTTCTGCCAACACTGATAATTGCTTACCAATATTACCATAACCTACAATTCCTAGTTTTTTACCACGAACTTCTTTAGAACCTTCTGCTGTTTTATTCCATTGACCATTGTGAATTTCTGTACTTCTTTGAAAAACACTACGCATTAACATAATGATTTCTCCGATTGCCAACTCAACAACAGAACGTGTATTACTATAAGGAGCGTTAAAAACAACGATTCCTTTTTCTTTACACGCTTCTAAATCAATTTGTTTGGTACCAATACAAAATGCACTAACTACCATTAATTTATCTGCAGCATCTACGACTCTTTGTGTAACGTTTGTTTTAGAACGAATTCCTAAAACGTGAACGTCTTTTATTTTTTCTATCAATTCGTCTTCAGACAAACTTTTAGAAACTGTTTCTACTGAAAACCCATCTGCAGATAACTTTGTAAAAGCATCTGAATGTACGTTTTCTAATAATAAAATTTTAATTCTATTCTTTGGGTATGATATATTTCTTGGCAAATCGTTAACGTATAAAAATTCATCTAAACTTGGGGCAATATGGTCTGCGTTTTCTGTTGTTTTAACTCTAGAAACATTTTCTGTGTATGCAAAAAATCTATCTGCCACACCTGCTTCTCTAGTTACATAATCGCTGTACCCATCACCAATAACTTGTATTTCTCCTTCAAGATTCATGTCTTTTAAACACTTTATTTTTCCGTTGTGTTGAGAAAGTGGATTGTTAGCATCAAAACCAACAATTTCACCATCGTTTGCAAACTCAAAAGTATTTGCATACACTCTTTCTGAAGGTATATTGTATTCTTTTACAATAGGATCTATAAATTCTTTAAATCCGCAGGAAATCACATAAATATCATCTGCAAAGTTTTCGAAAAACTCTTTGTTGCTTTCTATGGATTTTGATACTTGCTTTTTTAAAGCTGCTACTAAACCAGACAAATCTGCTTTGTTTGCTTTTAATAGTTTAATTCTTTTTTCTAATGATTCTGTGAAGGATATTTCTCCATCAATACCTAAATTGGTAATATCAATTATTTCTTGAATAATTTGATCTTTCTTAGGATTATCTTCAAGCGTAATTTCAGCTAAAACATCTAATGCTTCTACCTTTGTTAAGGTGCTGTCGAAATCGAAAACATAACTTCTTTTTGTGGTACTCATTACTTAAGAATCTTGGTTGAATTTAAGTGAGTAAATCTACAAATATAGTAGGGAAATATGAAGCTATTTTGTAGTTTTATGATATCTGTCTTATTTATTATAATAATTCTAAATTATTTATAAGATACCTATTTTTAATCCTTAAAAATTATGGAATCCCAAAAGAAGTAGCCACCAAACTATTGGCAATGCTTCTACCCAAAAAGAACTATAGTATTTAGATTGGTCTGTTTTGGCTCTCATTAAGAAAATAATCAACAAGAAAAAGAAAATCATAAAGGGTGTTTTTAGCATATCTGATGGAGATGCTAAATACTCTAAAACCAATGAAAAAACGAGTAACGACAAACCTAGTTTCTTTGTTTTCTCTACACCAATCTTCTTTGGAATTGTTTGTAGGGAAATAGCATCATAGTTTACATCTCTAATATCAAAAGGTAAAATTAGAACGATTACAATTAAAAATCGCTGAAGTATTAAGAAAACAATATCTGAGGATATTTCTATGTCTACATCTATTAACGGAATGAACACTGTAAATCCTGCCCAAACAAAAGCGACAACCAAAATTTTTAAATTACTGACTTCTCTTAGATTTTTATCAAATCCGCTTAAAAAAGGAATTGCATATAAAATGGTTAGTATAATAAACGGTATTGTAAAATAGAGCGTTTTTAAAGGAACCTGATACATAAAATATCCCAAAGCTAAAAAACAGAAAAAAGAAAAAACTTGAATAATCCTTAATCCTTTTGTTAAACTTCTGTGATGCATTTTTGCAACACCAACATATTTTACGAAATTATAGCCCGTAATTGTTCCGAAAAAAACAAACCAGTTTAGGTTTTCATTATAAGGAAGTTCAAAATAAATTTCTGTAATTCTTAAAAATGCGAATACCGAAAAAGCGACATGAATACTCGCATTTAAATAAAAGTTAAACACTAATTTTAAGAATCTCATTTTGCAAAAATAGCTTTTATGTTAATAACATTTAAATTTGGTTGATAATTAACAGACTTTTATCAAATTTATGTAAACTTATAACCTTGTAAAATTCTTATTTTTGTGGCAGAAAAAATCAATCTTTTTTATGTATTTCTAACAAATACCTACAACGATTGAAATATGTATAAATAAAACTTTAGTTAATGAATACAAATTTGTTTCAAAACCGACACATTGGTCCTAATAAAGAGGAGCAAGAAAAAATGTTATCAACTATAAAAGCCGATAGTTTAGATCAGTTAATATTCGAAACTGTTCCTGATGATATTCGTTTAGAAAACGAATTAGACTTAGCGCCTGCTAAGAGCGAATAT
The window above is part of the Polaribacter sp. SA4-12 genome. Proteins encoded here:
- a CDS encoding SDR family oxidoreductase; amino-acid sequence: MDLQLKNKNALVCGSTQGIGKATALALAEEGVNITLIARNEEKLKAVLAELPNKNQCHSYLVADFSKPEELEGILKNTDANFHILVNNTGGPKGGELLIATTSELLNAFQMHIICNQILVQAVVPFMKLEKYGRIINVISTSVKEPIPGLGVSNTIRNAVGNWSKTLASELGQFQITVNNVLPGFTDTARLDQIIKIKAQKANTSEAEMEQILKSYVPAGRFAKPEETAAAVTFLASKQASYINGINIPVDGGRTKSL
- a CDS encoding DUF6500 family protein, producing the protein MNKELREKIIQVCNEKIEKKGKNVGLSFYAFFKNKNDTPILLMEVATWWIETNKLDHFEKAVKIKHMIIENKSPS
- a CDS encoding aldehyde dehydrogenase, giving the protein MKIQNYINGQFVNPTLGNYIDNYNPSNGEVYGHIPNSTKEDVEKAYEAAEKAFPSWSNTTLATRSKILSKIAELIKGKLHFLGEAESIDNGKPISLAKAIDIPRAAANFQFYANAITQFSSEAHESVGLNAMNFTLRQPIGVVGCISPWNLPLYLFSWKIAPAIAAGNCVVAKPSEITPMTAYLLGEICTEAGLPQGVLNIVHGLGTITGQAIVEHPNIKAISFTGGTKTGAHIARIAAPMFKKLSLELGGKNPNIIFADCDYEKMLETTVQSSFSNQGQICLCGSRIFVEEKIYEKFKKDFIKNVKQLKVGHPSKRNIDVGALVSKEHLEKIESYVEIAENEGGKILCGGLEVTIPGYENGYYFQPTVIEVTDNSCRVNQEEIFGPIVTIMSFRTDEEALQLANDTKYGLSSTLWTNNLNRTMQFSKQLHTGIVWVNTWMLRDLRTPFGGQKASGIGREGGFEALRFFTEAKNICIQYSPS
- a CDS encoding RidA family protein — its product is MITPRGAYPHVKVVGDFIFVSGTSSRRADNSIAGVDIIDEMGTKHLNIETQTREVLKNIDTNLQAVGASIKDVVDVSTFLVNMNDFAGYNKTYAEFFDKETGPTRTTVAVHQLPHPDLVVEIKVTAYKKK
- a CDS encoding DUF1697 domain-containing protein codes for the protein MKKYIVLLRGINVSGRNKLPMADLRDLLNDLGFKNVQTYIQSGNIILEAGEGKSVICNKIKEGIQTKFGYDVPVIARTIPEWKKAIVKYPFSTENEKIVAFVFLNKKVYETKIEVKGINNDQYLIDNDMVYIYCETGFGKTKLSNNLFERKLNVTATSRNYNTTLKLLELAESPS
- a CDS encoding FAD-dependent oxidoreductase, which produces MKKQDKILIVGAGLCGSLLALRLAQRGFKVEVYESRPDLRTVDISAGRSINLALSDRGFKALRLCGVEEKAREICIPMYGRLIHDTKGNLFASNYSGRENEYINSISRGDLNGILLTEAEKHENVNIHFNKKCKNVDIENSIAHFKDYKTKEEFSLKADVIFGTDGAGSSLRKSYYLERKFLFSYSQNYLNHGYKELEIPADKSGNHQISKGHLHIWPRGDFMLIALPNLDGSFTVTLFLSYDEGEFNFENLTSEEKITEFFEKEFPDALALIPNIKDEFLNNPTGALGTVKCSPWSYQNKTILMGDSAHAIVPFYGQGMNASFEDVVVFDEILDQDLGDWKSVFKTYEKTRKKDTDAIADLAIDNFHEMRDHVANPLFKKKRKIEMDLEKTFPKQYFSKYSLVTFNENISYNEAMKKGRAQDKALLNLIADDKVDTHLNMTKAELKVILEKVKIETNTILEKDKIAGL
- the kynU gene encoding kynureninase, coding for MKYQNTLEYAQQQDKEDKLSSLRDRFHIPKDKNGKDWLYFTGNSLGLQPKSTKEYINQELEDWANLGVEGHFEAKNPWLNYHELLTEKMAKVVGAKPIEVVVMNTLTTNLHLLMVSFYRPTKTKYKIVIESDAFPSDRYAVQSQLKFHGFDEETDLIEWKPREGETLLNIEDLEAILKFEGDEIALLLIGGVNYYTGQFLDLKRIAEIGHSKDCVVGIDLAHGAGNIQPNLHDSGVDFAAWCTYKYLNSGPGSLAGLFVHEKHSKNKELPRFAGWWNHNKETRFNMRQPFDVMEGAEGWQLSNPPILSMAAIKASLDLFDEVGMEALREKSEKLTGYFEFLINEIGSDDIKIITPSNPKERGCQLSIQVINADQSLHKKLTENHIITDWREPDVIRCAPTPMYNSFEDVYRMVTILKELL
- a CDS encoding C40 family peptidase, with translation MRIVKPFTLLILILLMSCKNDSKTISELQNIHSNLKTTFAPDKRVELFDVNFEFVDNQLVLEGETTSKKAFSILLDSLKNRKLAFTNSVRILPDSAVGDQQFAVARNSVINIRSQPKHSAELGTQGLLGMSLKVLDKKGDFYRIQTPDNYISWVDKGGITRVTKNEFDAWNQASKIIYTKVFGYVYADKSINSEIVSDITLGGILQYISEDNLFYEVKYPDNRIGFIKKEEAVIYNSWLQNLDSPKENIESIAKKMNGFPYLWGGTSSKGIDCSGFTKMVYLMNGFIIPRDASQQINAGKTVDSNLTFESLEKGDLIFFGRKATTDKKQRVTHVGIWLGNNKMEFIHASGNVHLSSMDSKQPNYDEFNKNRYLGSKRYLGVEDKMIIDLKEEIKL